From a region of the Sphingopyxis sp. YR583 genome:
- a CDS encoding TonB-dependent receptor, whose translation MKSMIVALMGSTLLATGAYAQEGAPLSDAAETAGDEIVVTAQKREQSLQDVPLSVAVLSGEQLSDRNITEISQLQTTTPNFSFQGSNNPRGAGLAIRGIGTNNFSSAIEGSVGIVIDGVPIGRQGAGMTDLFDIQRVEVLRGPQGTLFGKNASAGVLNIVTTDPSYTWGGRVQATYGEFDEFVLRGTVTGGITQNLAFRASAYLTKRDGYIRNVFDDSRLNDRDEWGGRAKLLWEPADNIRVLVAGDYSSRDAACCMWTIRSFGNNANVRNQATAAGVVPGPNNRDVALDGDTFIRQETYGGSVQVDVESASGITLTSITGMRWWDAVDNNDADQRPTPVLNINNGNSHQRQFTQELRLTSPSGRPFEWVGGLFLFNQDYELGNSQQGTFDQPLPPGIQLSRAIFVENDTQNFAAFADATYHFNDRFNVFGGLRYTVERLNTHFRRFPNPGTVLLGPRVDQKSKRVDGAWTWRLGAQFRPTEEVTLYGSVARGFKGGGFNALQDSTVLRTVEPEIPTSYEFGAKTELFDRRVRFNIAFFSTDFDDFQAQAIGVSDTGTLVFDVINAGSLRTRGVEADINIRAGGGFTLMGGAAYTKAEYTDFAGAPCYFGQTVTQGCTVSGGQSRQDLTGRELAMAPKVTANATARYETEVSAAGATVFGQLSYAYRGKTFTALDLDPKSVQKAYGLLDAQLGFALPGDRMRAWIWGKNLTDQSFVELIYDTPLDTGGQSQFFPSTAARQFGATVEYRF comes from the coding sequence ATGAAGAGCATGATCGTGGCGTTGATGGGATCGACGCTGCTCGCAACCGGGGCCTATGCGCAAGAGGGCGCCCCCCTGTCCGATGCCGCGGAGACGGCCGGCGACGAGATCGTCGTGACCGCGCAAAAACGCGAGCAGTCGCTGCAGGACGTGCCGCTGTCGGTTGCGGTGCTGAGCGGCGAGCAATTGAGCGATCGAAACATCACGGAAATCTCGCAGCTTCAGACGACCACCCCGAACTTCTCGTTCCAGGGCAGCAACAACCCGCGCGGCGCGGGGCTTGCCATTCGCGGTATCGGCACGAACAATTTCTCCTCGGCGATCGAGGGATCGGTGGGCATCGTCATCGATGGCGTGCCGATCGGGCGACAGGGGGCGGGCATGACCGACCTGTTCGACATCCAGCGGGTCGAAGTCCTGCGCGGCCCGCAGGGCACATTGTTCGGTAAAAACGCATCGGCGGGCGTACTCAACATCGTCACCACCGATCCCAGCTACACCTGGGGCGGACGGGTACAGGCGACCTATGGCGAGTTCGACGAGTTCGTGCTGCGCGGGACGGTGACCGGCGGCATCACGCAGAATCTGGCGTTTCGCGCCTCGGCCTATCTGACCAAACGCGACGGCTATATCCGCAATGTCTTTGACGACAGCAGGCTGAACGACCGCGACGAATGGGGCGGCCGCGCCAAGCTGCTATGGGAGCCCGCCGACAATATCCGCGTGCTCGTCGCGGGCGATTATTCGTCGCGCGACGCGGCGTGCTGCATGTGGACGATCCGCAGCTTCGGCAACAACGCCAATGTCCGCAATCAGGCGACCGCGGCCGGCGTCGTTCCGGGCCCCAACAATCGCGACGTTGCGCTCGACGGCGACACCTTCATCCGGCAGGAAACCTATGGCGGATCGGTGCAGGTCGACGTCGAAAGCGCGAGCGGGATCACGCTGACATCGATCACCGGGATGCGCTGGTGGGACGCCGTCGACAACAACGATGCCGACCAGCGTCCGACGCCCGTACTCAACATCAACAACGGCAACAGCCACCAGCGCCAGTTCACGCAGGAACTGCGCCTGACCTCTCCCTCGGGCCGGCCGTTCGAATGGGTCGGCGGCCTCTTCCTGTTCAATCAGGATTATGAGCTCGGCAATTCGCAGCAGGGAACGTTCGACCAGCCGCTGCCTCCGGGCATTCAGCTATCGCGCGCGATTTTCGTCGAGAATGACACACAGAATTTTGCCGCCTTCGCCGACGCGACCTATCACTTCAACGACCGGTTCAACGTCTTCGGCGGCCTGCGCTATACGGTCGAGCGGCTGAATACGCATTTTCGCCGCTTCCCCAATCCGGGCACGGTTCTGCTCGGCCCCCGCGTCGATCAGAAATCGAAGCGCGTCGACGGCGCATGGACCTGGCGCCTTGGCGCGCAGTTCCGCCCGACCGAAGAAGTCACGTTGTACGGCAGCGTCGCACGCGGCTTCAAGGGCGGCGGCTTCAACGCGCTGCAGGATTCGACCGTTCTCCGCACGGTCGAGCCCGAAATCCCGACCTCCTATGAATTTGGCGCGAAGACCGAATTGTTCGATCGCCGCGTCCGCTTCAACATCGCCTTCTTCAGCACCGATTTCGACGATTTCCAGGCACAGGCGATCGGCGTTTCGGACACGGGAACGCTGGTGTTCGACGTCATCAACGCAGGTTCGCTGCGTACCCGCGGGGTCGAAGCCGACATCAACATCAGGGCGGGCGGCGGCTTTACGCTGATGGGCGGCGCGGCCTATACCAAGGCCGAGTATACCGACTTCGCGGGTGCGCCCTGTTATTTCGGGCAGACCGTCACACAGGGTTGCACCGTCTCGGGCGGCCAGTCGCGGCAGGATCTGACCGGCAGGGAACTCGCGATGGCGCCGAAGGTGACCGCCAACGCCACCGCCCGCTATGAAACCGAGGTCTCGGCGGCGGGCGCCACTGTCTTCGGCCAGCTCTCCTACGCTTATCGCGGCAAGACCTTCACCGCGCTCGACCTCGATCCGAAATCGGTGCAAAAGGCCTATGGCCTGCTCGATGCGCAGTTGGGCTTCGCATTGCCCGGCGACCGGATGCGGGCGTGGATCTGGGGCAAGAACCTGACCGACCAGAGCTTCGTCGAGCTGATCTATGACACGCCGCTCGACACCGGCGGGCAGTCGCAATTCTTCCCCTCGACCGCCGCGCGTCAGTTCGGTGCCACCGTGGAGTATCGGTTCTGA